In Camarhynchus parvulus chromosome Z, STF_HiC, whole genome shotgun sequence, a genomic segment contains:
- the SNX2 gene encoding sorting nexin-2 isoform X1, protein MAAEREPPPLGETRPADLEELEDGEDLFTSTVSTLESSPSSPEPASLPAEDLSTNSNGPKPAEIMLDGDREDLFAEATEEVSLDSPERDPILSPEPTPAVTPVTPTTLIAPRMESKSVTAPVIFDRSREEIEEEANGDLFDIEINVSDPEKVGDGMNAYMAYRVTTKTSLSIFHKNEFSVKRRFSDFLGLHSKLATKYMHIGYIVPPAPEKSIVGMTKVKVGKEDSSSTEFVEKRRAALERYLQRTVKHPTLLQDPDLRQFLESSELPRAVNTQALSGAGILRMVNKAADAVNKMTIKMNESDAWFEEKQQQFENLDQQLRKLHASVEALVCHRKELSANTAAFAKSAAMLGNSEDHTALSRALSQLAEVEEKIDQLHQEQAFADFYVFSELLGDYIRLIAAVKGVFDHRMKCWQKWQDAQVTLQKKREAEAKLQLANKPDKLQQAKDEIKEEIEEWETKVQQGEKDFEQISKTIRKEVGRFEKERVKDFKTVIIEYLESLVQTQQQLIKYWEAFLPEAKAIA, encoded by the exons ATGGCGGCGGagcgggagccgccgccgctggGAGAGACGCGGCCCGCGGACCTCGAGGAGCTGGAGGACGGCGAGGACCTCTTCACCAGCACCGTGTCCACCCTGGAG tcaAGTCCTTCATCTCCAGAGCCAGCAAGTCTTCCTGCAGAAGACCTCAGCACAAACTCCAATGGTCCAAAGCCAGCAGAAATCATGCTAGATGGTGACAGAGAAGATCTCTTTGCTG AAGCAACAGAAGAAGTTTCATTGGACAGTCCGGAGAGGGATCCAATACTTTCACCAGAACCTACTCCTGCAGTCACTCCTGTAACACCTACCACATTAATAGCTCCCAGAATGGAATCGAAAAGCGTAACAGCCCCAGTGATTTTTGATAGATCCAGAGAAGAG ATTGAAGAGGAAGCAAATGGAGATTTGTTTGATATAGAAATCAATGTATCAGACCCAGAGAAAGTTG GGGATGGCATGAATGCTTATATGGCATACAGAGTAACAACAAAG acatcACTTTCAATATTCCACAAAAATGAATTCTCTGTTAAAAGAAGATTCAGTGATTTTCTTGGCCTGCACAGCAAATTAGCAACAAAATACATGCATATTGGTTATATTGTGCCTCCAGCTCCAGAAAAAAGTATTGTAG GCATGACCAAGGTTAAAGTAGGCAAAGAAGATTCTTCATCTACTGAATTTGTGGAGAAAAGAAGAGCAGCTCTAGAAAG gTATCTACAACGAACAGTAAAGCACCCAACCTTGCTACAGGATCCAGATTTGAGACAATTCTTGGAAAGTTCTGAG CTGCCGAGAGCAGTTAACACCCAGGCTCTGAGTGGAGCAGGAATATTGAGAATGGTGAACAAGGCTGCCGACGCTGTCAACAAAATGACAATCAAGATGAATGAATCGGATGCA TGgtttgaagaaaaacagcagcaatttgAGAATCTGGATCAGCAACTTAGGAAGCTTCATGCCAGTGTTGAAGCATTAGTCTGCCACAGAAAAG AGCTTTCAGCCAACACCGCTGCCTTTGCTAAAAGTGCTGCCATGTTAGGTAACTCGGAGGACCACACTGCTCTGTCTAGAGCTTTGTCTCAGCTTGCAGAGGTTGAGGAGAAGATAGATCAGTTGCATCAAGAACAAGCTTTTGCTGATTTCTATGTGTTCTCAGAACTGCTTGGTGATTACATTCGTCTGATTGCTGCAGTAAAA GGTGTGTTTGACCATCGAATGAAATGCTGGCAGAAGTGGCAAGATGCTCAGGTCACTTTACAAAAAAAACGTGAAGCTGAAGCAAAGCTCCAACTAGCCAACAAACCTGATAAATTACAGCAAGCTAAAGATGAGATAAAAGAG GAAATTGAAGAG TGGGAGACAAAAGTTCAGCAAGGGGAAAAAGATTTTGAACAGATCTCCAAAACCATTCGCAAGGAAGTGGGAAGATTTGAG AAGGAACGAGTGAAAGACTTTAAAACTGTTATTATCGAGTACTTAGAGTCGTTAGTGCAAACACAACAGCAG CTAATAAAATACTGGGAGGCATTCCTACCTGAAGCCAAAGCCATTGCCTAA
- the SNX2 gene encoding sorting nexin-2 isoform X2, whose product MAAEREPPPLGETRPADLEELEDGEDLFTSTVSTLESSPSSPEPASLPAEDLSTNSNGPKPAEIMLDGDREDLFAEATEEVSLDSPERDPILSPEPTPAVTPVTPTTLIAPRMESKSVTAPVIFDRSREEIEEEANGDLFDIEINVSDPEKVGDGMNAYMAYRVTTKTSLSIFHKNEFSVKRRFSDFLGLHSKLATKYMHIGYIVPPAPEKSIVGMTKVKVGKEDSSSTEFVEKRRAALERYLQRTVKHPTLLQDPDLRQFLESSELPRAVNTQALSGAGILRMVNKAADAVNKMTIKMNESDAWFEEKQQQFENLDQQLRKLHASVEALVCHRKELSANTAAFAKSAAMLGNSEDHTALSRALSQLAEVEEKIDQLHQEQAFADFYVFSELLGDYIRLIAAVKGVFDHRMKCWQKWQDAQVTLQKKREAEAKLQLANKPDKLQQAKDEIKEWETKVQQGEKDFEQISKTIRKEVGRFEKERVKDFKTVIIEYLESLVQTQQQLIKYWEAFLPEAKAIA is encoded by the exons ATGGCGGCGGagcgggagccgccgccgctggGAGAGACGCGGCCCGCGGACCTCGAGGAGCTGGAGGACGGCGAGGACCTCTTCACCAGCACCGTGTCCACCCTGGAG tcaAGTCCTTCATCTCCAGAGCCAGCAAGTCTTCCTGCAGAAGACCTCAGCACAAACTCCAATGGTCCAAAGCCAGCAGAAATCATGCTAGATGGTGACAGAGAAGATCTCTTTGCTG AAGCAACAGAAGAAGTTTCATTGGACAGTCCGGAGAGGGATCCAATACTTTCACCAGAACCTACTCCTGCAGTCACTCCTGTAACACCTACCACATTAATAGCTCCCAGAATGGAATCGAAAAGCGTAACAGCCCCAGTGATTTTTGATAGATCCAGAGAAGAG ATTGAAGAGGAAGCAAATGGAGATTTGTTTGATATAGAAATCAATGTATCAGACCCAGAGAAAGTTG GGGATGGCATGAATGCTTATATGGCATACAGAGTAACAACAAAG acatcACTTTCAATATTCCACAAAAATGAATTCTCTGTTAAAAGAAGATTCAGTGATTTTCTTGGCCTGCACAGCAAATTAGCAACAAAATACATGCATATTGGTTATATTGTGCCTCCAGCTCCAGAAAAAAGTATTGTAG GCATGACCAAGGTTAAAGTAGGCAAAGAAGATTCTTCATCTACTGAATTTGTGGAGAAAAGAAGAGCAGCTCTAGAAAG gTATCTACAACGAACAGTAAAGCACCCAACCTTGCTACAGGATCCAGATTTGAGACAATTCTTGGAAAGTTCTGAG CTGCCGAGAGCAGTTAACACCCAGGCTCTGAGTGGAGCAGGAATATTGAGAATGGTGAACAAGGCTGCCGACGCTGTCAACAAAATGACAATCAAGATGAATGAATCGGATGCA TGgtttgaagaaaaacagcagcaatttgAGAATCTGGATCAGCAACTTAGGAAGCTTCATGCCAGTGTTGAAGCATTAGTCTGCCACAGAAAAG AGCTTTCAGCCAACACCGCTGCCTTTGCTAAAAGTGCTGCCATGTTAGGTAACTCGGAGGACCACACTGCTCTGTCTAGAGCTTTGTCTCAGCTTGCAGAGGTTGAGGAGAAGATAGATCAGTTGCATCAAGAACAAGCTTTTGCTGATTTCTATGTGTTCTCAGAACTGCTTGGTGATTACATTCGTCTGATTGCTGCAGTAAAA GGTGTGTTTGACCATCGAATGAAATGCTGGCAGAAGTGGCAAGATGCTCAGGTCACTTTACAAAAAAAACGTGAAGCTGAAGCAAAGCTCCAACTAGCCAACAAACCTGATAAATTACAGCAAGCTAAAGATGAGATAAAAGAG TGGGAGACAAAAGTTCAGCAAGGGGAAAAAGATTTTGAACAGATCTCCAAAACCATTCGCAAGGAAGTGGGAAGATTTGAG AAGGAACGAGTGAAAGACTTTAAAACTGTTATTATCGAGTACTTAGAGTCGTTAGTGCAAACACAACAGCAG CTAATAAAATACTGGGAGGCATTCCTACCTGAAGCCAAAGCCATTGCCTAA